Proteins co-encoded in one Pelobates fuscus isolate aPelFus1 chromosome 5, aPelFus1.pri, whole genome shotgun sequence genomic window:
- the AQP3 gene encoding aquaporin-3 encodes MGRQKEFLNKVSEMLRIRNKLLRQALAECLGTLILVMFGCGSVAQVVLSKGSHGQFLTINLAFGFAVMLGILIAGQVSGGHLNPAVTFALCIMAREPWIKFPIYTIAQTLGAFLGAGIVYGLYYDAIWFFANEQLYVTGPNGTAGIFATFPTEHLTLMNGFFDQFIGTAALVVCVLAIVDPYNNPIPRGLEAFTVGFVVLVIGLSMGFNSGYAVNPARDFGPRLFTSLAGWGTEVFWAGDQWWWVPIVSPLLGSVAGVMVYQLMIGCHIEPAPQSTEQENVKLANVKQKERI; translated from the exons ATGGGGCGACAGAAGGAGTTTTTGAACAAGGTCTCAGAGATGCTAAGGATCAGAAACAAGCTCCTGAGACAAGCTCTCGCAGAATGCCTTGGGACTCTCATACTTGTG ATGTTTGGCTGTGGATCTGTGGCTCAGGTTGTTCTCAGTAAAGGATCCCATGGACAGTTCTTGACGATCAATCTTGCCTTTGGCTTTGCTGTAATGCTGGGTATCTTGATAGCTGGACAGGTGTCAG GAGGCCATCTAAATCCAGCTGTGACATTTGCTTTATGCATCATGGCCAGGGAGCCATGGATCAAATTTCCTATCTACACAATTGCACAGACTTTGGGGGCCTTCCTTGGAGCTGGTATTGTCTATGGCTTGTACTATG ATGCCATTTGGTTTTTTGCGAATGAACAGCTTTATGTAACCGGCCCTAATGGCACAGCTGGCATCTTTGCTACCTTTCCAACAGAACACTTGACCCTCATGAATGGATTCTTTGACCAG TTCATCGGTACAGCAGCTCTGGTGGTTTGTGTCCTAGCCATCGTGGATCCTTACAATAACCCCATCCCTAGAGGACTGGAGGCCTTCACAGTAGGGTTTGTCGTCCTGGTCATTGGATTGTCTATGGGATTCAATTCTGGATATGCTGTAAACCCTGCTAGGGACTTTGGACCTCGTCTGTTCACTTCTCTCGCTGGCTGGGGAACAGAAGTTTTCTG GGCTGGTGACCAGTGGTGGTGGGTCCCCATTGTCTCTCCCTTGCTCGGTTCCGTTGCTGGAGTCATGGTTTACCAGCTGATGATCGGATGTCACATCGAGCCTGCACCTCAATCTACTGAACAAGAAAACGTCAAGCTTGCAAACGTTAAACAGAAAGAGAGAATCTGA